The genomic interval GGACGCCCTCCGCATGGAAGGCGCTCCCCGGACCATCAAATTCGCCCTGGGCGAAAACCCCACGCGCGTGCACGGACGCGGCCACAACGTTCCACCCCTGTCCCGCATGGGCGTGGAGTTCATCATCCGGGACGCCTTTCATAAGGCCCGGCGCTACATGGAGGCCTGGGACCGCTACGAGCAGGAACGCAAACGCAACCCGCGCGCTGTGCCCCCTCCCTACAACGAACGCCTGGAGGTGCTGGCCGACATTCTCCGCGGTAACATCCTCATTCACTGCCATTCCTACCGCGCCGACGAAATCCTCATGCTGATGCGCGTGCTGAAGGACTTCGGCATCCAGCGCGTGGTCTTTCAACACGCCAACGAGGCCTTCAAGGTGGCGCCCGAACTGGCCGCCTTCGGCGCCATGGCTTCGGTCTTTTCGGACTGGTGGGCCTACAAGTTCGAGGTGTACTACTCCACGGCCTACAACGCGGCCATCCTGACCCGTAACGGCGTGATCACCTCGATCAATTCGGACTCACCGGAACTGAACCGACACCTGTACCACGAGGCGGCCAAGACCATGAAGTACGGCGGACTGACCGAGGATGAGGCGCTGGCCCTCATCACGATCAATCCGGCCCGCCAGCTTGGTATCGAAGATCGCGTCGGCTCCATCGAGGTGGGCAAGGACGCCGATCTGGCCATCTTCAGCGCCCACCCGCTTTCGATCTACGCGGTCTGCAAGAAAACCATCGTGGACGGAATCGTCCGCTTCGATGCCGACCGCGATCCCGACGATATGCGCCTCCGCGTGGATCCCGAGCGTCCCGTGGAGCTGGCCATCCGCTGGGGCGACCACCAGCATGGCCATCGCTGTCTGGAAGGCATCGATCTGATCGAGTTTCTCACCGAAACGCTACAGTCCGAGTGGCAATGAAACGCTTGCTTTTGCTCTGGATCATCGGCTGGCTGCTGAGCCTGCCGGCCGCACAGGCTACCGACGTACCGAAAGCTCGCCGGGGCGTCTTCGCCCTGACAAACGCCCGCATCGTCACTGTCACCCAGGGCGTCATCGAGCGCGGCACGCTGATCATCCGCGAGGACCGCATCGTAGCCATCGGCACGGACGTGGAAATCCCGCCCGAAGCGGAAGTCATCGACTGCACCGGGCTGGAGATCTATCCCGGCTTTATCGACAGCGGCACCCATCTGGGGCTGATCGAAATCGGCTCGCTGCCGGAAACGCGCGATTACCGCGAGCTGGGTGATCTGACGCCTCAGGTGGATGCGTTGACGGCCGTCAACCCGAATTCGGTGCTCATTCCCGTCAACCGCGTCAACGGCGTCACCACGGTCATCACCGAGCCCGAGGGCGGACTGCTTCCGGGCAAGGCTGCTCTGATCAACCTGTTCGGCTATACGCCCGAGCAGATGCACGTGGGCGGCGTGCGCCTGATGGTGCTCGACTTCCCGTCCAAAGGCCGGCGCGGCCCCTGGGATCGGCGCAAGCCGGAAGACATCGAAAAAGCCTTCCGCGAGGCGATGGACAAGCTGAACGAGGTCTGGGACCGCGCCGAACGCTACGCCCGGATCGACTCGGCCTACCGTGCCAACCCGGAGAAGAACCCGAAGCCGCTTTACGTGCCGGAAATGCAGCCGCTGCTGCCGGTCATCCGGGGCGAAATGCCGCTCATGATCAAAGTGGATCTGGCACCCGATATTCTGGAAGCCATCCAGTGGGTCAAAAAACGGGGCCTGAAGCGCGTGGTCTTCAGCGGCGTGGCCGAGGGCTGGCGCGTGGCCGACAAGATCGCCGAGGCCGGCATTCCCTGTCTGGTCGGTCCCGTACTCTCACTGCCCACCCGTGAATCCGACCGCTACGACAAAGCCTACGCCAACGCGGGGCTGCTACACGCAGCCGGGGTCAAGATCGCCATCCGCACGGGCGAAGCCGAGAACGTGCGCAATCTGCCCTATCATGCCGGCTTTGCGGCCGCCTATGGACTGGGACGCGAGGCCGCGCTCCGCGCCGTCACCATCAACCCGGCCGAAATCTTCGGGGTGGACGATTTGATCGGCTCGCTGGAAGTGGGCAAAAAAGCCAACCTGTTTGTATCCGACGGCGATCCGTTTGAACCAAAAACGCAGGTGCGGTACGTGTTTATCGACGGATATCTGATTCCGATGGACAACCGCCAGCTCAGGCTCTATCAAGAATTCCTCCATCGGCAGCCGGGTCTCGAGCTGCACCCGGCTA from Rhodothermus marinus carries:
- a CDS encoding amidohydrolase, producing the protein MFRVYLLACCLLLGLITTAHAQRKGDLFIRNGTVLTVTNGTLENTDILIRNGKIAAIGQNLKVPDGVEVIDATGMYVMPGIIDAHSHIAISNVNEATNPVTAEVSVGDVLDPYDIRLYRALAGGVTISHVMHGSANVIGGQNETIKHRYGETDPDALRMEGAPRTIKFALGENPTRVHGRGHNVPPLSRMGVEFIIRDAFHKARRYMEAWDRYEQERKRNPRAVPPPYNERLEVLADILRGNILIHCHSYRADEILMLMRVLKDFGIQRVVFQHANEAFKVAPELAAFGAMASVFSDWWAYKFEVYYSTAYNAAILTRNGVITSINSDSPELNRHLYHEAAKTMKYGGLTEDEALALITINPARQLGIEDRVGSIEVGKDADLAIFSAHPLSIYAVCKKTIVDGIVRFDADRDPDDMRLRVDPERPVELAIRWGDHQHGHRCLEGIDLIEFLTETLQSEWQ
- a CDS encoding amidohydrolase family protein, whose amino-acid sequence is MKRLLLLWIIGWLLSLPAAQATDVPKARRGVFALTNARIVTVTQGVIERGTLIIREDRIVAIGTDVEIPPEAEVIDCTGLEIYPGFIDSGTHLGLIEIGSLPETRDYRELGDLTPQVDALTAVNPNSVLIPVNRVNGVTTVITEPEGGLLPGKAALINLFGYTPEQMHVGGVRLMVLDFPSKGRRGPWDRRKPEDIEKAFREAMDKLNEVWDRAERYARIDSAYRANPEKNPKPLYVPEMQPLLPVIRGEMPLMIKVDLAPDILEAIQWVKKRGLKRVVFSGVAEGWRVADKIAEAGIPCLVGPVLSLPTRESDRYDKAYANAGLLHAAGVKIAIRTGEAENVRNLPYHAGFAAAYGLGREAALRAVTINPAEIFGVDDLIGSLEVGKKANLFVSDGDPFEPKTQVRYVFIDGYLIPMDNRQLRLYQEFLHRQPGLELHPATH